From the genome of Bos taurus isolate L1 Dominette 01449 registration number 42190680 breed Hereford chromosome 2, ARS-UCD2.0, whole genome shotgun sequence, one region includes:
- the TEX51 gene encoding testis-expressed protein 51 isoform X8 translates to MLLLLLSCLLPTTNGKNCLQCWQELPALIDYDLQILWGTPGPPAELSQSLHSLFMDNQSSPENSYLGQDHLEEAAGTLFTHIDKAIKKLRDDKPSLLEEVRVLKQQFSKELEDVSEGLKDKDIRSTLEVISCTTCQKHFLTCQDPAVCPGAWTGKNFRWAMGIGIALPLATLAGGGCYIFWLKKKKKKEEEEAQKVLGHPGSPRRESCVCLGIASLEAPSLVPCAWFPKECRIEGWDSGEPPSAPSVSRPIQGQAPGTEQEQSPQSPTDPQSAPCP, encoded by the exons ATGCTGCTTCTCCTGCTCAGCTGTCTCCTGCCCACCACCAATGGGAAGAACTGCCTCCAATGCTGGCAAGAGCTGCCTGCACTGATAGATTATGACCTGCAGATTCTTTGGGGCACTCCAGGGCCACCCGCAGAGCTCTCCCAAAGCCTCCATTCCCTATTCATGGACAATCAGTCTTCTCCTGAAAACTCGTACCTTG GTCAAGACCATTTGGAGGAAGCAGCAGGAACGTTATTCACTCACATAGATAAAGCCATTAAGAAGCTTCGAGATG ATAAACCATCACTTTTGGAAGAAGTTCGTGTCCTGAAGCAGCAATTTTCCAAGGAGCTGGAGGATGTATCTGAGGGGCTGAAGGACAAGG ACATCCGCTCCACATTGGAGGTAATCAGTTGCACCACATGCCAGAAACACTTCCTTACCTGCCAAGACCCTGCTGTCTGCCCAG GAGCATGGACTGGGAAGAACTTCAGGTGGGCTATGGGCATCGGCATCGCTCTGCCCCTGGCGACCCTAGCTGGAGGTGG ATGTTACATTTTCTGgctcaagaagaagaaaaagaaggaggaggaggaggcacaaAAGGTCCTGGGACATCCAGGATCCCCGAGGAGGGAAAGCTGTGTCTGCTTGGGGATAGCAAGTCTAGAGGCCCCAAGTCTGGTTCCCTGCGCCTGGTTTCCAAAGGAGTGTAGGATCGAGGGCTGGGACTCAGGAGAGCCACCATCAGCCCCCAGTGTGAGCAGACCCATCCAGGGCCAGGCGCCCGGGACAGAGCAAGAGCAAAGCCCTCAATCTCCAACTGACCCACAAAGTGCTCCCTGCCCATAG
- the TEX51 gene encoding testis-expressed protein 51 isoform X2 — MLLLLLSCLLPTTNGKNCLQCWQELPALIDYDLQILWGTPGPPAELSQSLHSLFMDNQSSPENSYLGQDHLEEAAGTLFTHIDKAIKKLRDDKPSLLEEVRVLKQQFSKELEDVSEGLKDKGESCDSCSHPSPSQLCLPPQKLSLSTISPSWAACNESCDIRSTLEVISCTTCQKHFLTCQDPAVCPGQWSTNHLGLQPPRLHSRSMDWEELQVGYGHRHRSAPGDPSWRCYIFWLKKKKKKEEEEAQKVLGHPGSPRRESCVCLGIASLEAPSLVPCAWFPKECRIEGWDSGEPPSAPSGPAGHLSSSTEQRSQLLSGSSLTSGFW, encoded by the exons ATGCTGCTTCTCCTGCTCAGCTGTCTCCTGCCCACCACCAATGGGAAGAACTGCCTCCAATGCTGGCAAGAGCTGCCTGCACTGATAGATTATGACCTGCAGATTCTTTGGGGCACTCCAGGGCCACCCGCAGAGCTCTCCCAAAGCCTCCATTCCCTATTCATGGACAATCAGTCTTCTCCTGAAAACTCGTACCTTG GTCAAGACCATTTGGAGGAAGCAGCAGGAACGTTATTCACTCACATAGATAAAGCCATTAAGAAGCTTCGAGATG ATAAACCATCACTTTTGGAAGAAGTTCGTGTCCTGAAGCAGCAATTTTCCAAGGAGCTGGAGGATGTATCTGAGGGGCTGAAGGACAAGGGTGAGAG CTGTGATTCCTGCTCacaccccagtccctcccagctctGTCTGCCTCCCCAGAAACTCAGTCTCTCTACCATTTCACCCTCCTGGGCAGCCTGCAATGAGTCCTGTG ACATCCGCTCCACATTGGAGGTAATCAGTTGCACCACATGCCAGAAACACTTCCTTACCTGCCAAGACCCTGCTGTCTGCCCAGGTCAGTGGTCAACCAACCATCTTGGCCTCCAGCCTCCCCGCCTCCACTCCAG GAGCATGGACTGGGAAGAACTTCAGGTGGGCTATGGGCATCGGCATCGCTCTGCCCCTGGCGACCCTAGCTGGAG ATGTTACATTTTCTGgctcaagaagaagaaaaagaaggaggaggaggaggcacaaAAGGTCCTGGGACATCCAGGATCCCCGAGGAGGGAAAGCTGTGTCTGCTTGGGGATAGCAAGTCTAGAGGCCCCAAGTCTGGTTCCCTGCGCCTGGTTTCCAAAGGAGTGTAGGATCGAGGGCTGGGACTCAGGAGAGCCACCATCAGCCCCCAGT GGACCAGCTGGCCACTTGTCATCTTCAACTGAACAAAGGTCCCAGCTGCTGTCAGGAAGCTCTCTTACCTCTGGGTTTTGGTAA
- the TEX51 gene encoding testis-expressed protein 51 isoform X7, with the protein MLLLLLSCLLPTTNGKNCLQCWQELPALIDYDLQILWGTPGPPAELSQSLHSLFMDNQSSPENSYLGQDHLEEAAGTLFTHIDKAIKKLRDDKPSLLEEVRVLKQQFSKELEDVSEGLKDKGESCDSCSHPSPSQLCLPPQKLSLSTISPSWAACNESCDIRSTLEVISCTTCQKHFLTCQDPAVCPGQWSTNHLGLQPPRLHSRSMDWEELQVGYGHRHRSAPGDPSWRWMLHFLAQEEEKEGGGGGTKGPGTSRIPEEGKLCLLGDSKSRGPKSGSLRLVSKGV; encoded by the exons ATGCTGCTTCTCCTGCTCAGCTGTCTCCTGCCCACCACCAATGGGAAGAACTGCCTCCAATGCTGGCAAGAGCTGCCTGCACTGATAGATTATGACCTGCAGATTCTTTGGGGCACTCCAGGGCCACCCGCAGAGCTCTCCCAAAGCCTCCATTCCCTATTCATGGACAATCAGTCTTCTCCTGAAAACTCGTACCTTG GTCAAGACCATTTGGAGGAAGCAGCAGGAACGTTATTCACTCACATAGATAAAGCCATTAAGAAGCTTCGAGATG ATAAACCATCACTTTTGGAAGAAGTTCGTGTCCTGAAGCAGCAATTTTCCAAGGAGCTGGAGGATGTATCTGAGGGGCTGAAGGACAAGGGTGAGAG CTGTGATTCCTGCTCacaccccagtccctcccagctctGTCTGCCTCCCCAGAAACTCAGTCTCTCTACCATTTCACCCTCCTGGGCAGCCTGCAATGAGTCCTGTG ACATCCGCTCCACATTGGAGGTAATCAGTTGCACCACATGCCAGAAACACTTCCTTACCTGCCAAGACCCTGCTGTCTGCCCAGGTCAGTGGTCAACCAACCATCTTGGCCTCCAGCCTCCCCGCCTCCACTCCAG GAGCATGGACTGGGAAGAACTTCAGGTGGGCTATGGGCATCGGCATCGCTCTGCCCCTGGCGACCCTAGCTGGAGGTGG ATGTTACATTTTCTGgctcaagaagaagaaaaagaaggaggaggaggaggcacaaAAGGTCCTGGGACATCCAGGATCCCCGAGGAGGGAAAGCTGTGTCTGCTTGGGGATAGCAAGTCTAGAGGCCCCAAGTCTGGTTCCCTGCGCCTGGTTTCCAAAGGAGTGTAG
- the TEX51 gene encoding testis-expressed protein 51 isoform X5 yields MLLLLLSCLLPTTNGKNCLQCWQELPALIDYDLQILWGTPGPPAELSQSLHSLFMDNQSSPENSYLGQDHLEEAAGTLFTHIDKAIKKLRDDKPSLLEEVRVLKQQFSKELEDVSEGLKDKGESCDSCSHPSPSQLCLPPQKLSLSTISPSWAACNESCDIRSTLEVISCTTCQKHFLTCQDPAVCPGAWTGKNFRWAMGIGIALPLATLAGDVTFSGSRRRKRRRRRRHKRDQLATCHLQLNKGPSCCQEALLPLGFGNSTCPDPSTWGSNSSEVLRPRKLHSLLRFLYTHAL; encoded by the exons ATGCTGCTTCTCCTGCTCAGCTGTCTCCTGCCCACCACCAATGGGAAGAACTGCCTCCAATGCTGGCAAGAGCTGCCTGCACTGATAGATTATGACCTGCAGATTCTTTGGGGCACTCCAGGGCCACCCGCAGAGCTCTCCCAAAGCCTCCATTCCCTATTCATGGACAATCAGTCTTCTCCTGAAAACTCGTACCTTG GTCAAGACCATTTGGAGGAAGCAGCAGGAACGTTATTCACTCACATAGATAAAGCCATTAAGAAGCTTCGAGATG ATAAACCATCACTTTTGGAAGAAGTTCGTGTCCTGAAGCAGCAATTTTCCAAGGAGCTGGAGGATGTATCTGAGGGGCTGAAGGACAAGGGTGAGAG CTGTGATTCCTGCTCacaccccagtccctcccagctctGTCTGCCTCCCCAGAAACTCAGTCTCTCTACCATTTCACCCTCCTGGGCAGCCTGCAATGAGTCCTGTG ACATCCGCTCCACATTGGAGGTAATCAGTTGCACCACATGCCAGAAACACTTCCTTACCTGCCAAGACCCTGCTGTCTGCCCAG GAGCATGGACTGGGAAGAACTTCAGGTGGGCTATGGGCATCGGCATCGCTCTGCCCCTGGCGACCCTAGCTGGAG ATGTTACATTTTCTGgctcaagaagaagaaaaagaaggaggaggaggaggcacaaAAG GGACCAGCTGGCCACTTGTCATCTTCAACTGAACAAAGGTCCCAGCTGCTGTCAGGAAGCTCTCTTACCTCTGGGTTTTGGTAACTCTACCTGTCCCGACCCCTCTACCTGGGGTAGTAACAGCTCTGAAGTTCTGAGGCCCAGGAAACTGCATTCTCTCTTGAGGTTTCTCTACACCCATGCTTTGTAA
- the TEX51 gene encoding testis-expressed protein 51 isoform X11: MLLLLLSCLLPTTNGKNCLQCWQELPALIDYDLQILWGTPGPPAELSQSLHSLFMDNQSSPENSYLGQDHLEEAAGTLFTHIDKAIKKLRDDKPSLLEEVRVLKQQFSKELEDVSEGLKDKGESCDSCSHPSPSQLCLPPQKLSLSTISPSWAACNESCDIRSTLEVISCTTCQKHFLTCQDPAVCPGQWSTNHLGLQPPRLHSRSMDWEELQVGYGHRHRSAPGDPSWRWMLHFLAQEEEKEGGGGGTKGTSWPLVIFN, encoded by the exons ATGCTGCTTCTCCTGCTCAGCTGTCTCCTGCCCACCACCAATGGGAAGAACTGCCTCCAATGCTGGCAAGAGCTGCCTGCACTGATAGATTATGACCTGCAGATTCTTTGGGGCACTCCAGGGCCACCCGCAGAGCTCTCCCAAAGCCTCCATTCCCTATTCATGGACAATCAGTCTTCTCCTGAAAACTCGTACCTTG GTCAAGACCATTTGGAGGAAGCAGCAGGAACGTTATTCACTCACATAGATAAAGCCATTAAGAAGCTTCGAGATG ATAAACCATCACTTTTGGAAGAAGTTCGTGTCCTGAAGCAGCAATTTTCCAAGGAGCTGGAGGATGTATCTGAGGGGCTGAAGGACAAGGGTGAGAG CTGTGATTCCTGCTCacaccccagtccctcccagctctGTCTGCCTCCCCAGAAACTCAGTCTCTCTACCATTTCACCCTCCTGGGCAGCCTGCAATGAGTCCTGTG ACATCCGCTCCACATTGGAGGTAATCAGTTGCACCACATGCCAGAAACACTTCCTTACCTGCCAAGACCCTGCTGTCTGCCCAGGTCAGTGGTCAACCAACCATCTTGGCCTCCAGCCTCCCCGCCTCCACTCCAG GAGCATGGACTGGGAAGAACTTCAGGTGGGCTATGGGCATCGGCATCGCTCTGCCCCTGGCGACCCTAGCTGGAGGTGG ATGTTACATTTTCTGgctcaagaagaagaaaaagaaggaggaggaggaggcacaaAAG GGACCAGCTGGCCACTTGTCATCTTCAACTGA
- the TEX51 gene encoding testis-expressed protein 51 isoform X10: protein MLLLLLSCLLPTTNGKNCLQCWQELPALIDYDLQILWGTPGPPAELSQSLHSLFMDNQSSPENSYLGQDHLEEAAGTLFTHIDKAIKKLRDDKPSLLEEVRVLKQQFSKELEDVSEGLKDKGESCDSCSHPSPSQLCLPPQKLSLSTISPSWAACNESCDIRSTLEVISCTTCQKHFLTCQDPAVCPGAWTGKNFRWAMGIGIALPLATLAGGGCYIFWLKKKKKKEEEEAQKGPAGHLSSSTEQRSQLLSGSSLTSGFW from the exons ATGCTGCTTCTCCTGCTCAGCTGTCTCCTGCCCACCACCAATGGGAAGAACTGCCTCCAATGCTGGCAAGAGCTGCCTGCACTGATAGATTATGACCTGCAGATTCTTTGGGGCACTCCAGGGCCACCCGCAGAGCTCTCCCAAAGCCTCCATTCCCTATTCATGGACAATCAGTCTTCTCCTGAAAACTCGTACCTTG GTCAAGACCATTTGGAGGAAGCAGCAGGAACGTTATTCACTCACATAGATAAAGCCATTAAGAAGCTTCGAGATG ATAAACCATCACTTTTGGAAGAAGTTCGTGTCCTGAAGCAGCAATTTTCCAAGGAGCTGGAGGATGTATCTGAGGGGCTGAAGGACAAGGGTGAGAG CTGTGATTCCTGCTCacaccccagtccctcccagctctGTCTGCCTCCCCAGAAACTCAGTCTCTCTACCATTTCACCCTCCTGGGCAGCCTGCAATGAGTCCTGTG ACATCCGCTCCACATTGGAGGTAATCAGTTGCACCACATGCCAGAAACACTTCCTTACCTGCCAAGACCCTGCTGTCTGCCCAG GAGCATGGACTGGGAAGAACTTCAGGTGGGCTATGGGCATCGGCATCGCTCTGCCCCTGGCGACCCTAGCTGGAGGTGG ATGTTACATTTTCTGgctcaagaagaagaaaaagaaggaggaggaggaggcacaaAAG GGACCAGCTGGCCACTTGTCATCTTCAACTGAACAAAGGTCCCAGCTGCTGTCAGGAAGCTCTCTTACCTCTGGGTTTTGGTAA
- the TEX51 gene encoding testis-expressed protein 51 isoform X9 gives MLLLLLSCLLPTTNGKNCLQCWQELPALIDYDLQILWGTPGPPAELSQSLHSLFMDNQSSPENSYLGQDHLEEAAGTLFTHIDKAIKKLRDDKPSLLEEVRVLKQQFSKELEDVSEGLKDKGESCDSCSHPSPSQLCLPPQKLSLSTISPSWAACNESCDIRSTLEVISCTTCQKHFLTCQDPAVCPGQWSTNHLGLQPPRLHSRSMDWEELQVGYGHRHRSAPGDPSWRCYIFWLKKKKKKEEEEAQKGPAGHLSSSTEQRSQLLSGSSLTSGFW, from the exons ATGCTGCTTCTCCTGCTCAGCTGTCTCCTGCCCACCACCAATGGGAAGAACTGCCTCCAATGCTGGCAAGAGCTGCCTGCACTGATAGATTATGACCTGCAGATTCTTTGGGGCACTCCAGGGCCACCCGCAGAGCTCTCCCAAAGCCTCCATTCCCTATTCATGGACAATCAGTCTTCTCCTGAAAACTCGTACCTTG GTCAAGACCATTTGGAGGAAGCAGCAGGAACGTTATTCACTCACATAGATAAAGCCATTAAGAAGCTTCGAGATG ATAAACCATCACTTTTGGAAGAAGTTCGTGTCCTGAAGCAGCAATTTTCCAAGGAGCTGGAGGATGTATCTGAGGGGCTGAAGGACAAGGGTGAGAG CTGTGATTCCTGCTCacaccccagtccctcccagctctGTCTGCCTCCCCAGAAACTCAGTCTCTCTACCATTTCACCCTCCTGGGCAGCCTGCAATGAGTCCTGTG ACATCCGCTCCACATTGGAGGTAATCAGTTGCACCACATGCCAGAAACACTTCCTTACCTGCCAAGACCCTGCTGTCTGCCCAGGTCAGTGGTCAACCAACCATCTTGGCCTCCAGCCTCCCCGCCTCCACTCCAG GAGCATGGACTGGGAAGAACTTCAGGTGGGCTATGGGCATCGGCATCGCTCTGCCCCTGGCGACCCTAGCTGGAG ATGTTACATTTTCTGgctcaagaagaagaaaaagaaggaggaggaggaggcacaaAAG GGACCAGCTGGCCACTTGTCATCTTCAACTGAACAAAGGTCCCAGCTGCTGTCAGGAAGCTCTCTTACCTCTGGGTTTTGGTAA
- the TEX51 gene encoding testis-expressed protein 51 isoform X13, whose amino-acid sequence MLLLLLSCLLPTTNGKNCLQCWQELPALIDYDLQILWGTPGPPAELSQSLHSLFMDNQSSPENSYLGQDHLEEAAGTLFTHIDKAIKKLRDDKPSLLEEVRVLKQQFSKELEDVSEGLKDKACNESCDIRSTLEVISCTTCQKHFLTCQDPAVCPGAWTGKNFRWAMGIGIALPLATLAGDVTFSGSRRRKRRRRRRHKRSWDIQDPRGGKAVSAWG is encoded by the exons ATGCTGCTTCTCCTGCTCAGCTGTCTCCTGCCCACCACCAATGGGAAGAACTGCCTCCAATGCTGGCAAGAGCTGCCTGCACTGATAGATTATGACCTGCAGATTCTTTGGGGCACTCCAGGGCCACCCGCAGAGCTCTCCCAAAGCCTCCATTCCCTATTCATGGACAATCAGTCTTCTCCTGAAAACTCGTACCTTG GTCAAGACCATTTGGAGGAAGCAGCAGGAACGTTATTCACTCACATAGATAAAGCCATTAAGAAGCTTCGAGATG ATAAACCATCACTTTTGGAAGAAGTTCGTGTCCTGAAGCAGCAATTTTCCAAGGAGCTGGAGGATGTATCTGAGGGGCTGAAGGACAAGG CCTGCAATGAGTCCTGTG ACATCCGCTCCACATTGGAGGTAATCAGTTGCACCACATGCCAGAAACACTTCCTTACCTGCCAAGACCCTGCTGTCTGCCCAG GAGCATGGACTGGGAAGAACTTCAGGTGGGCTATGGGCATCGGCATCGCTCTGCCCCTGGCGACCCTAGCTGGAG ATGTTACATTTTCTGgctcaagaagaagaaaaagaaggaggaggaggaggcacaaAAGGTCCTGGGACATCCAGGATCCCCGAGGAGGGAAAGCTGTGTCTGCTTGGGGATAG
- the TEX51 gene encoding testis-expressed protein 51 isoform X4 — translation MLLLLLSCLLPTTNGKNCLQCWQELPALIDYDLQILWGTPGPPAELSQSLHSLFMDNQSSPENSYLGQDHLEEAAGTLFTHIDKAIKKLRDDKPSLLEEVRVLKQQFSKELEDVSEGLKDKACNESCDIRSTLEVISCTTCQKHFLTCQDPAVCPGQWSTNHLGLQPPRLHSRSMDWEELQVGYGHRHRSAPGDPSWRCYIFWLKKKKKKEEEEAQKVLGHPGSPRRESCVCLGIASLEAPSLVPCAWFPKECRIEGWDSGEPPSAPSVSRPIQGQAPGTEQEQSPQSPTDPQSAPCP, via the exons ATGCTGCTTCTCCTGCTCAGCTGTCTCCTGCCCACCACCAATGGGAAGAACTGCCTCCAATGCTGGCAAGAGCTGCCTGCACTGATAGATTATGACCTGCAGATTCTTTGGGGCACTCCAGGGCCACCCGCAGAGCTCTCCCAAAGCCTCCATTCCCTATTCATGGACAATCAGTCTTCTCCTGAAAACTCGTACCTTG GTCAAGACCATTTGGAGGAAGCAGCAGGAACGTTATTCACTCACATAGATAAAGCCATTAAGAAGCTTCGAGATG ATAAACCATCACTTTTGGAAGAAGTTCGTGTCCTGAAGCAGCAATTTTCCAAGGAGCTGGAGGATGTATCTGAGGGGCTGAAGGACAAGG CCTGCAATGAGTCCTGTG ACATCCGCTCCACATTGGAGGTAATCAGTTGCACCACATGCCAGAAACACTTCCTTACCTGCCAAGACCCTGCTGTCTGCCCAGGTCAGTGGTCAACCAACCATCTTGGCCTCCAGCCTCCCCGCCTCCACTCCAG GAGCATGGACTGGGAAGAACTTCAGGTGGGCTATGGGCATCGGCATCGCTCTGCCCCTGGCGACCCTAGCTGGAG ATGTTACATTTTCTGgctcaagaagaagaaaaagaaggaggaggaggaggcacaaAAGGTCCTGGGACATCCAGGATCCCCGAGGAGGGAAAGCTGTGTCTGCTTGGGGATAGCAAGTCTAGAGGCCCCAAGTCTGGTTCCCTGCGCCTGGTTTCCAAAGGAGTGTAGGATCGAGGGCTGGGACTCAGGAGAGCCACCATCAGCCCCCAGTGTGAGCAGACCCATCCAGGGCCAGGCGCCCGGGACAGAGCAAGAGCAAAGCCCTCAATCTCCAACTGACCCACAAAGTGCTCCCTGCCCATAG
- the TEX51 gene encoding testis-expressed protein 51 isoform X3: MLLLLLSCLLPTTNGKNCLQCWQELPALIDYDLQILWGTPGPPAELSQSLHSLFMDNQSSPENSYLGQDHLEEAAGTLFTHIDKAIKKLRDDKPSLLEEVRVLKQQFSKELEDVSEGLKDKGESCDSCSHPSPSQLCLPPQKLSLSTISPSWAACNESCDIRSTLEVISCTTCQKHFLTCQDPAVCPGAWTGKNFRWAMGIGIALPLATLAGGGCYIFWLKKKKKKEEEEAQKVLGHPGSPRRESCVCLGIASLEAPSLVPCAWFPKECRIEGWDSGEPPSAPSVSRPIQGQAPGTEQEQSPQSPTDPQSAPCP, from the exons ATGCTGCTTCTCCTGCTCAGCTGTCTCCTGCCCACCACCAATGGGAAGAACTGCCTCCAATGCTGGCAAGAGCTGCCTGCACTGATAGATTATGACCTGCAGATTCTTTGGGGCACTCCAGGGCCACCCGCAGAGCTCTCCCAAAGCCTCCATTCCCTATTCATGGACAATCAGTCTTCTCCTGAAAACTCGTACCTTG GTCAAGACCATTTGGAGGAAGCAGCAGGAACGTTATTCACTCACATAGATAAAGCCATTAAGAAGCTTCGAGATG ATAAACCATCACTTTTGGAAGAAGTTCGTGTCCTGAAGCAGCAATTTTCCAAGGAGCTGGAGGATGTATCTGAGGGGCTGAAGGACAAGGGTGAGAG CTGTGATTCCTGCTCacaccccagtccctcccagctctGTCTGCCTCCCCAGAAACTCAGTCTCTCTACCATTTCACCCTCCTGGGCAGCCTGCAATGAGTCCTGTG ACATCCGCTCCACATTGGAGGTAATCAGTTGCACCACATGCCAGAAACACTTCCTTACCTGCCAAGACCCTGCTGTCTGCCCAG GAGCATGGACTGGGAAGAACTTCAGGTGGGCTATGGGCATCGGCATCGCTCTGCCCCTGGCGACCCTAGCTGGAGGTGG ATGTTACATTTTCTGgctcaagaagaagaaaaagaaggaggaggaggaggcacaaAAGGTCCTGGGACATCCAGGATCCCCGAGGAGGGAAAGCTGTGTCTGCTTGGGGATAGCAAGTCTAGAGGCCCCAAGTCTGGTTCCCTGCGCCTGGTTTCCAAAGGAGTGTAGGATCGAGGGCTGGGACTCAGGAGAGCCACCATCAGCCCCCAGTGTGAGCAGACCCATCCAGGGCCAGGCGCCCGGGACAGAGCAAGAGCAAAGCCCTCAATCTCCAACTGACCCACAAAGTGCTCCCTGCCCATAG
- the TEX51 gene encoding testis-expressed protein 51 isoform X14 has product MLLLLLSCLLPTTNGKNCLQCWQELPALIDYDLQILWGTPGPPAELSQSLHSLFMDNQSSPENSYLGQDHLEEAAGTLFTHIDKAIKKLRDDKPSLLEEVRVLKQQFSKELEDVSEGLKDKDIRSTLEVISCTTCQKHFLTCQDPAVCPGAWTGKNFRWAMGIGIALPLATLAGDVTFSGSRRRKRRRRRRHKRSWDIQDPRGGKAVSAWG; this is encoded by the exons ATGCTGCTTCTCCTGCTCAGCTGTCTCCTGCCCACCACCAATGGGAAGAACTGCCTCCAATGCTGGCAAGAGCTGCCTGCACTGATAGATTATGACCTGCAGATTCTTTGGGGCACTCCAGGGCCACCCGCAGAGCTCTCCCAAAGCCTCCATTCCCTATTCATGGACAATCAGTCTTCTCCTGAAAACTCGTACCTTG GTCAAGACCATTTGGAGGAAGCAGCAGGAACGTTATTCACTCACATAGATAAAGCCATTAAGAAGCTTCGAGATG ATAAACCATCACTTTTGGAAGAAGTTCGTGTCCTGAAGCAGCAATTTTCCAAGGAGCTGGAGGATGTATCTGAGGGGCTGAAGGACAAGG ACATCCGCTCCACATTGGAGGTAATCAGTTGCACCACATGCCAGAAACACTTCCTTACCTGCCAAGACCCTGCTGTCTGCCCAG GAGCATGGACTGGGAAGAACTTCAGGTGGGCTATGGGCATCGGCATCGCTCTGCCCCTGGCGACCCTAGCTGGAG ATGTTACATTTTCTGgctcaagaagaagaaaaagaaggaggaggaggaggcacaaAAGGTCCTGGGACATCCAGGATCCCCGAGGAGGGAAAGCTGTGTCTGCTTGGGGATAG
- the TEX51 gene encoding testis-expressed protein 51 isoform X6, translating to MLLLLLSCLLPTTNGKNCLQCWQELPALIDYDLQILWGTPGPPAELSQSLHSLFMDNQSSPENSYLGQDHLEEAAGTLFTHIDKAIKKLRDDKPSLLEEVRVLKQQFSKELEDVSEGLKDKDIRSTLEVISCTTCQKHFLTCQDPAVCPGQWSTNHLGLQPPRLHSRSMDWEELQVGYGHRHRSAPGDPSWRCYIFWLKKKKKKEEEEAQKVLGHPGSPRRESCVCLGIASLEAPSLVPCAWFPKECRIEGWDSGEPPSAPSVSRPIQGQAPGTEQEQSPQSPTDPQSAPCP from the exons ATGCTGCTTCTCCTGCTCAGCTGTCTCCTGCCCACCACCAATGGGAAGAACTGCCTCCAATGCTGGCAAGAGCTGCCTGCACTGATAGATTATGACCTGCAGATTCTTTGGGGCACTCCAGGGCCACCCGCAGAGCTCTCCCAAAGCCTCCATTCCCTATTCATGGACAATCAGTCTTCTCCTGAAAACTCGTACCTTG GTCAAGACCATTTGGAGGAAGCAGCAGGAACGTTATTCACTCACATAGATAAAGCCATTAAGAAGCTTCGAGATG ATAAACCATCACTTTTGGAAGAAGTTCGTGTCCTGAAGCAGCAATTTTCCAAGGAGCTGGAGGATGTATCTGAGGGGCTGAAGGACAAGG ACATCCGCTCCACATTGGAGGTAATCAGTTGCACCACATGCCAGAAACACTTCCTTACCTGCCAAGACCCTGCTGTCTGCCCAGGTCAGTGGTCAACCAACCATCTTGGCCTCCAGCCTCCCCGCCTCCACTCCAG GAGCATGGACTGGGAAGAACTTCAGGTGGGCTATGGGCATCGGCATCGCTCTGCCCCTGGCGACCCTAGCTGGAG ATGTTACATTTTCTGgctcaagaagaagaaaaagaaggaggaggaggaggcacaaAAGGTCCTGGGACATCCAGGATCCCCGAGGAGGGAAAGCTGTGTCTGCTTGGGGATAGCAAGTCTAGAGGCCCCAAGTCTGGTTCCCTGCGCCTGGTTTCCAAAGGAGTGTAGGATCGAGGGCTGGGACTCAGGAGAGCCACCATCAGCCCCCAGTGTGAGCAGACCCATCCAGGGCCAGGCGCCCGGGACAGAGCAAGAGCAAAGCCCTCAATCTCCAACTGACCCACAAAGTGCTCCCTGCCCATAG